A single genomic interval of Myxocyprinus asiaticus isolate MX2 ecotype Aquarium Trade chromosome 19, UBuf_Myxa_2, whole genome shotgun sequence harbors:
- the LOC127456676 gene encoding lymphokine-activated killer T-cell-originated protein kinase homolog — MEVSKESPCAFKTPCKPAKVKSPVSACGTPVTIPASPFMKKLGCGTGVNVYLMNRMGKQTHSPWAIKKINSKCAKSQMNVYQRRLCEEAKILKDLKHPNIVGFRAFTTAKDGSKCLAMEYGGEQSLNDLIERRREEGLQAFPVATIEKVALHVARGLQYLHNEKKLLHGDIKSCNVVIKGDFESIKICDVGVSLSLDENMKVSDPKACYIGTEPWKPKEALEDGIITDKADIFAFGLTLWEMMTLSVPHLEMLDTEGDDDDSFEEDFDEDAYYERLGTRPALDSATLGGAYQRMVELFCLCTEEEPHKRPSAAHIVQVLESNSQLCEKDSEIIVID; from the exons ATGGAGGTCAGCAAAGAGTCACCTTGTGCCTTTAAAACACCTTGCAAGCCTGCAAAAGTCAAAAGTCCAG TCAGTGCATGTGGGACCCCAGTCACCATTCCTGCCTCTCCCTTCATGAAGAAGCTTGGCTGTGGGACTGGAGTTAATGTCTATCTCATGAACAG GATGGGAAAGCAGACTCATTCACCATGGGCCATCAAGAAGATCAACAGCAAGTGTGCAAAGAGTCAGATGAATGTCTATCAAAGGCGTCTGTGCGAGGAGGCAAAGATCTTAAAAGACCTGAAGCACCCCAATATTGTTG GCTTCAGAGCCTTTACCACAGCAAAGGATGGCTCTAAGTGTTTAGCGATGGAGTATGGTGGCGAGCAGTCTCTGAATGATCTCattgagaggagaagagaggagggCCTACAGGCATTTCCAGTGGCCACTATTGAAAAAGTGGCCCTTCATGTTGCACGTGGTTTACAG TACCTGCACAATGAGAAAAAGCTTTTGCATGGagacataaaatcatgcaatgtTGTCATCAAGGGCGACTTTGAAAGCATCAAAATCTGTGATGTTGGCGTGTCTCTCTCACTGGATGAGAACATGAAGG TGAGTGATCCAAAGGCCTGCTACATTGGAACGGAGCCATGGAAGCCAAAAGAAGCTTTGGAGGATGGAATCATCACAGATAAAGCTGATATCTTTGCGTTTGGGCTCACGCTGTGGGAGATGATGACTCTTTCTGTGCCTCACCTGGAGATGCTGGACACTGAGGGTGATGATG ATGATTCCTTTGAGGAagactttgatgaagatgcaTATTATGAAAGACTGGGGACTCGACCGGCTCTGGATTCAGCCACTCTTGGAGGAGCTTACCAGAGGATGGTGGAGCTCTTCTGTCTCTGTACAGAGGAAGAGCCTCATAAAAGGCCCTCTGCAGCTCACATTGTCCAGGTGCTGGAATCCAACAGCCAGCTTTGTGAGAAAGACAGTGAGATCATTGTAATTGATTAA